Proteins encoded in a region of the Phalacrocorax carbo chromosome 17, bPhaCar2.1, whole genome shotgun sequence genome:
- the DUSP14 gene encoding dual specificity protein phosphatase 14 has protein sequence MTSRSHNSLPRTLMAPRMLSEGALGGIAQITPSLYLSRGSVASNRHLLLSRGITCIINATIEIPNFNWPQFEYVKVPLADMPNAPISLYFDSVADKINSVARKHGATLVHCAAGVSRSATLCIAYLMKYHKVSLFEAYNWVKSRRPVIRPNVGFWRQLIDYERKLFGKTTVKMVQTPYGIIPDVYERERRPLMPYWGI, from the coding sequence ATGACCTCCAGAAGCCACAACTCCTTGCCGAGAACTCTGATGGCTCCACGAATGCTTTCCGAAGGTGCCCTCGGGGGCATCGCCCAAATCACTCCCTCGCTGTACCTGAGCCGGGGCAGCGTCGCCTCCAACCGGCACCTGCTCCTCTCCCGGGGAATCACCTGCATAATCAACGCCACCATTGAGATTCCCAATTTTAACTGGCCCCAGTTTGAGTACGTGAAAGTGCCTTTGGCTGACATGCCCAACGCCCCCATCTCCCTGTACTTCGACAGCGTCGCCGACAAGATAAACAGCGTGGCGCGGAAGCACGGGGCCACCTTAGTCCATTGTGCCGCCGGCGTGAGCAGGTCGGCCACCCTCTGCATTGCCTACCTGATGAAGTACCACAAGGTGTCCCTCTTTGAGGCATACAACTGGGTCAAATCGAGGCGCCCCGTTATACGCCCCAACGTGGGCTTCTGGAGGCAACTGATAGACTACGAGAGGAAGCTCTTTGGGAAGACAACGGTTAAAATGGTACAgacaccatatggcatcatcCCAGACGTttatgagagagagaggagacCCCTGATGCCTTACTGGGGAATTTAA